The following coding sequences are from one Selenomonas sputigena ATCC 35185 window:
- a CDS encoding GAF domain-containing protein, with protein MSTWTKKVMFAGLPRFLEQLLAACFRKEAWEVSSLSANEEERSQKGMKTYDCALESAEAGMVFAVENLDLLIYRLERDPVLGVRRLDAMLRFACASKVRRVFLLSGDEVFAPGTEPLEDAALQPQGETGALLARLEAQGLSWRAQGLSVSIVRLPELYAPGQTSDDGFIGRLFGAALMNRPLPRYTDPAAVSCGFLDARDAVYAIYQAAARGFDGAHLHIGAPAATTMEELYAICREFFPRMEEAAVPRETQGRAILKSAIAEKELGWRPVRPFAQGLKETWEAMCAMHDTRVADVRAMSRRARLARLQQRFIPYAENLAGAALTAGVGALQGGTTVNAMTAFDFAFLYIGCMGLLYGKQQALIAAVLSLVLLIHSLLGAGGDLVAMLYNPREFLHFVSYFFVAVLTGYFADRASYQQLADTRIKRRLQNRYSFLENLFKENLAVKDRLYRQIVNSDDSIGRLYRIVSRLDSVETENLFTQATSVTADILDVEDVVVYVVGEGGYYLRQKVRLGSRTGEMPRSLRVDDYPYLQEMLREKKIFVNRDLIKGLPDLAAPISYEGRVIAVLQIYHLDFEQWSLYEQNLLSITARLVSSSLGRAYAWEQETAGRKYIDETRILRIEEFQKVIEEFCERRRMQADYPVALLPVSIKDESYREIDHKIANSIRAEDFIGATADGVALLLPDVAGKTLDMVRERLEKAGIETGESLSL; from the coding sequence AGGAGCGATCGCAGAAAGGCATGAAGACGTATGACTGCGCCTTGGAGAGCGCTGAGGCGGGCATGGTCTTCGCCGTGGAGAATCTCGATCTCCTCATCTATCGTTTGGAGCGCGATCCCGTGCTGGGGGTGCGCCGCCTCGACGCCATGCTGCGCTTTGCCTGCGCATCGAAGGTGCGGCGCGTGTTTCTGCTCTCGGGTGACGAGGTGTTTGCGCCCGGGACAGAGCCGCTGGAAGACGCGGCGCTCCAGCCGCAGGGCGAAACGGGGGCGCTTCTCGCGCGTTTGGAAGCCCAGGGGCTCTCCTGGCGTGCGCAGGGACTTTCCGTGTCCATCGTGCGCCTTCCTGAGCTTTACGCGCCGGGACAGACGTCGGACGACGGCTTCATCGGGCGTCTCTTCGGTGCGGCTTTGATGAATCGTCCGCTGCCGCGCTACACTGATCCGGCCGCCGTTTCCTGCGGCTTTCTCGATGCGCGTGACGCGGTCTATGCGATCTATCAGGCGGCGGCGCGCGGCTTCGACGGCGCGCATCTGCACATCGGCGCACCTGCGGCAACGACGATGGAGGAGCTTTATGCGATCTGCCGCGAGTTCTTCCCGCGCATGGAGGAGGCGGCGGTTCCGCGCGAAACGCAGGGACGCGCCATCTTGAAGAGCGCGATCGCAGAAAAGGAACTCGGCTGGCGTCCCGTGCGTCCCTTCGCGCAGGGTCTCAAGGAGACGTGGGAGGCGATGTGCGCGATGCACGATACGCGCGTCGCGGACGTTCGCGCGATGTCGAGGCGCGCGCGTCTCGCACGCCTCCAGCAGCGCTTCATCCCCTACGCCGAGAACCTCGCAGGCGCGGCTTTGACGGCGGGCGTGGGCGCTTTGCAGGGCGGCACGACGGTGAACGCCATGACGGCGTTCGACTTTGCGTTTCTCTACATCGGCTGCATGGGACTTCTCTACGGCAAGCAGCAGGCGCTGATCGCGGCGGTGCTCTCGCTCGTTCTGCTCATTCACAGCCTTTTGGGCGCAGGTGGCGACCTCGTGGCGATGCTCTACAATCCGCGCGAGTTCCTGCACTTCGTTTCGTACTTCTTCGTCGCGGTGCTGACGGGCTACTTCGCCGACCGCGCGAGCTATCAGCAGCTCGCCGACACGCGCATCAAGCGCCGTCTGCAGAACCGCTATTCCTTTTTGGAAAACCTCTTCAAGGAAAACCTCGCCGTGAAGGATCGCCTCTATCGCCAGATCGTGAACTCGGACGACAGCATCGGCCGCCTTTACCGCATCGTTTCGCGCCTTGATTCCGTCGAGACGGAGAACCTCTTCACGCAGGCGACGTCGGTCACGGCGGACATCCTCGACGTCGAGGATGTCGTCGTCTACGTCGTCGGCGAGGGCGGCTACTACCTGCGACAGAAGGTGCGCCTCGGCAGTCGGACGGGTGAGATGCCGCGCTCTTTGCGCGTCGACGACTATCCGTATCTGCAGGAAATGCTCCGGGAGAAGAAGATCTTCGTCAACCGCGATCTCATCAAGGGACTGCCCGATCTCGCCGCGCCGATTTCCTACGAAGGGCGCGTGATCGCCGTCCTGCAGATCTATCATCTGGATTTCGAGCAGTGGAGTCTCTATGAGCAGAATCTCCTCTCCATCACCGCGCGCCTCGTGTCCAGCTCGCTCGGACGCGCCTACGCGTGGGAGCAGGAGACGGCAGGGCGCAAATATATCGACGAGACGCGCATCCTGCGCATCGAGGAGTTTCAAAAGGTCATCGAGGAGTTCTGCGAGCGCCGCCGCATGCAGGCGGACTATCCCGTCGCGCTGCTGCCCGTCAGCATCAAGGACGAGAGCTACCGAGAGATCGACCACAAGATTGCGAACAGCATTCGCGCCGAGGACTTCATCGGTGCGACGGCAGACGGCGTCGCCCTCCTTCTGCCCGATGTCGCGGGCAAGACGCTCGACATGGTGCGTGAGCGCTTGGAAAAGGCGGGAATTGAAACGGGGGAGAGCCTTTCGCTATGA